The Vigna radiata var. radiata cultivar VC1973A chromosome 6, Vradiata_ver6, whole genome shotgun sequence DNA segment CATGATTAGTTTGCATAATTATGGTGACAGTTCAGTGGAACCATGTTCCAAGTTTTAGACTAGAGTGGCTACCAAGATAGATTCTAACAGCATCCATGTAAGTATAGTTTCTTTTTCCAGTTACAGGATCCAGAGTTCTGTAACAATCGGAAAGGAGGAATGAAGAAACACCCGTCACAAATGCGcaaaaaagcaagaaaaatggTCCTGCAATCCATCCCAACTGGGAAGTACTCCATGCCAGAGACAGAACACCAGCACCAATAGTGGCTGTGATGATATGAGCCACAGCACTCCGTGTAGTTCCTGGTAGAATTGATGGAAGGACTAAAATTCAGGAGCCAAAATTCATACATAAGAATATGAAATGCTTATGGTTGTGTTATGGCCCTAGAGATTTTTACCAGTCCTCTTGGCACgcccatcatcatcataatcaccAGTACCACTTCTAGCTATTTGGAGAGAGTTTTGAACAGCCATTTTTATCCAAGAATCCAACTCAGTAGTTGTTCATAACTGAATCCCACAGGACAGTCTAAAACTAACAACTATGTTTGACAGAAAAATGATTTGGTCTCCATGTAACATGCTTATGAAATTATGAAAGGAGATATCATTTTACATGTAATATCAAAATTGATGAAGGACTCTTTGATGTCTATGACAACTCTCCTAAAGTTAACAGACTTACCAGATGCATGGAAGAGGTTTCAGGAAATAATGTAAACAAATCTACAATGACTGATAAACATGTGTTCATGTCTTTATGTTGTTATTGGTACATGAGCCAAACCAAAATTCAAACATTATAAACTTTTAGATGCCGTGTCCTTTGATAACTAAGGTGTGTGTGTAAAACAAACATTACTAGCTACAAGACACAGCATAAAACAAGAACAGGAAGCGATAATGAAGGAGATTCTTTGAAATTTGAAGCTAAGAAACTGTGCAGCGTATGAGTATGGCTATAGGTTATGCAGGACAGCTTTTAATAAAAGAGTATTCAGTGGTTATCACGAGTTTCAAAATAGGTGAAATGTCGTGTTCTGGTGGAGTATATTCTCTGTGTGCTACCCAACATAGTGCAAATGGTTCAGTAATCAGTACCTATCAAAGGACCAGTTACGGTACTGAAAGACTGACACTAACGTGGAAGATTCAACATATTTAACATCATCACATCATTTCAAGAGTATCACTCACCTTAGTCAAAACACCACTGTACATTACATCACAATAGTTCAAGCTTTATATCATCATCGTGTGTCTACTATTTCAATCAATCTTTATAtaacattcaaaattttcaattcatgACAActtggaaaagaaagagagattctaatttctcttttttcatcATGCAGCTCCCGTACGAGAAGGACTCTTATTGTGCATCgatgtttatatttcatttaaaaaaatgaaactatgtTGAAGTTAACTAGAATTAAATCAATTAGAGTTTAAAATGATGATTACTTTGAATTGCACCTAAAAAGCTTGATCTTGACTGAAAATTAATGAGTGTTTTAACAGATATTCTAACATAGTTCAGATGGCAGTTTACAATAAACCAAATGACTGAATATTTGTAGAACATGAAAGCACGACAAACATGAAGACGTTACGGTTTTATTTTATGCTATTTTCAACCCTTTGTTATGATACCTATACGTAGCCTCTTGCATTGAAAGAGTGTATAGAAAATATTGGATTTCATTGAAGAATTTAGGACTAGATAGTGAGACGTAAAGGGAACGTAAGAGTAGCAGGGTTCAACCCTATGGCCCACTGGTTTAGCTTCCTTCTTTTCAATCCCAAGGACTCTGAAAATATGAGATTCCATTGAAAATTATGCAGAATCATTGGGGTAAAAGGGTCATCTTTATTCCGTTCAGTTTTGTCTTTTACAACTTTAATTGATACGAAAATCATGTTGGTAGACCATATCCTAAGGAAGAAAGATTGTGTTCTTCTTGTGGGACTTTGTGAAGTTCGCAGTTTCCatgttgaattattttatagacTACAAAAGAAACAAGAGTATCATTAACGCTACCCAGGATTCCGAGGAACAGATACCAAAGTTGGTAGAGAGAACCCTTTTGTAACAACAAAACAGAGAATCTGCtagttttattttcctttagaTTTGCACAGAAAAGTTCTTACTTTTATGTGATAGTGTCATTGGACATGTAAAGATGATAAATGTAAGGGTGCATGGGTCTGCATGGATTCAAGTCTAATCAAGTTAGAAATCGGTTGAAACTTAGGCTAGGATAAGTGGTTTCATAGAATGAAGACTACATTTGATTTAGGCCAATCAAAACTAGATTAAgctaaattaatttgattttatgtaagtttatatttatgttaaactAAATAAGTTTGAATTGAATCTAAATCTAATTAAGTGAATGTAAAGATATGTTTAAAAAGGTTGATTTTGACCCTTGTCAAATCAATTCTTATAAAGTTACTAGATTAGATAAatacatacaaattaaattagttttagtcAAATCGAGTTTATTGAAGATATCGAATTGAATCATATCACACTAAAATAGTTTgtcagataaaaaaattaataaagatcaAAACATGAagtatgaatatttaaattttcaaaatttaactttttaaatgaattttaaaattccctaattttaaaaaatcaattactttaataaaattataattttttttaaaatatattagaacattttaaattctcaaaaaaataattacctttttaaAATGTCCTATCCAAACGCACAATGGTTAACATTatctctttattttcaaaagagaGTTCTGTTTGCATTTACAATTTTGCATCCTCATGAATATAAAAGTCAATACTTTGTCCTTctagtttatgaaaaaataacttttaaaaggtctgatttgatttttttttttaaattgttggGTTGTGCAATCCGATAGAattgtttttttcataaaaaataaatttctaaattgcGTGATtcagaaattattttttcataggagaaatttgaattatataatttttttatctcttacaCATGTAGGTGCTCGGATAAATACCCTTTCAATATTCTAAAGGCCCAGTTTAGTTACAAAATTATTTGGGTCAGCCCGACCAATTGTCATAGTTTCGGGTTGATAGTTAACCCGGCCCATTAAGactaacatgaaaataaaactaatgtctaaaatttcaaacatcGACTATAAAAGTTGACTGCGacagaaaagaaaatctaaaaaaagaaaaataagtttagGAGGATTTTAccaaatatacttttattttttatttatctaaattatCCTGAAAATTtgcaattataattaaatatgcagGTCTTTGTGTTCCTTTTGAAgaacatattataaattcagcgactttgaaataaaaaaaaaaatagatagtCTTGTTCTGGATAatcttttttgtaaaaaatttcaGTGCTTAcgttttttagattaaaaatatctaaatatataaatcatttcattaaaaggtaatgtaataaaaaacaatttggtAAATATAGCACCCtcttatttttaagaaagtttATTTCATTAATGGATACATCTTGTccattatttcttcatttttctatttttataaagtgtTTGGAATaagacaataaataaaaaaagaaaaaagaataaacaataAGGTTCAATATGTTTACACTATATTAGGAAGTATACTTATTTTAGTGTTGTATCTTTCCATTTAACTCCTTCTTTGATAAACCtaatataaagaatatttaacaaaaaaaaaaacatgatggTTATATTTCCCTCCTTTGAtaatctatataaataatatttattcagaaaaaaaaaagaaaatacataaaaaaaattaaaaataggtaAGCAGCAACCAAATAAGTACAGCCATTTCTTTTTACCTAATTATATAGTAATTATATAGTATGTTTTATATCATATAAAGTTTtacaatatcatttttataCCATAgagcatttttaattttttaattttacaaacatcatttaagaaaaaagagtCTGAAAGGGTAATTTAGACTTCCTTCATGAAAacttataaaacattaaaaattatgtgATGAATTTTCTAGGTATACTGTTGactaattttcattcaaacttTATCTCCATTCTATTTCATCAGATTTCATATATCCAAGTTTGTGACATAATATATCCAactttttcaaagaaaattttgacATATTCTATgctttattaaataaaaacagcAATAGTCAAgaccattttctatttttcctttaaaaagtCTCTAATGTGATAATAATTTGAGTACAAGTTTAATACACcagaaaactaaacaaaataatcaaactaTTAACTATAACTTTGGTAACAGATAATTAAACAAAACTCGCACTATCttgtgaatttaatttaaaataatcataccAATTGCATAAAGATTTAACACATGTACATCtctacaataatattatattgtttattttaagttaaattctcataaatttattatttcaaaatatcttttactaaTTGAAATATCTTAtggatatataaatttatgaatatgaTTTGACGTAGAATTTTGTTTGTACagtaacaattaattttatttatatcctAACAACTAGCTTAAGACCTGTCGAATTGTGGGGTTTGAAAAATCTGATAGAATGAATTGACGAATCcatcaaaatatctttttgtCATTCCTAacttttattcaagttatttgataatatttcttttcctttataatAGATCATAATAAGTTGATAATCCAGTGTAATTCAagacaaaatattcaaatttcaaatccaAATATGTATTatagaaagaacaaaaaatttaataaagcaTGAACAAAAAAATACCTGATACTGGTAGCAGAAGTAATGATATATGCAGTGGTGGTACCATATAAGCTTGCATGCACCAGCACTCCACACACCTTTTTCTTCGTCTCTCCTGAtttatcataagaaaaaaaaattgttttaacaacatttttttaacaactttttgacaatatatatattacaatttatgattggttcgttttaaatctcataattcaatatatattgatataataataaaaaatattccacttttatttttggtttaattgcttcttttgtcctcAATTTGATGAAAGTGTGTGAAATTCGtctccttttagaaaaatgtcaatttcgtccttatatagaaaaaatttgtgtcaatcaagtcatctccgttaaaaacaaactaatggtgttaaaaacttaaagtgagttttgaataataaccacttcatggtTCGATCCCTGATTTTACAGTGGATAAAGTGAGCTTTGAGAGCAATAATTTTTATCGGAAATGATTTTAttcacacaaattttttttttttatatgaggacaaaattgacatttttctaggAATTTGACATATTTCAACCGACaaaaaagcaattaaacctttattttttaaacgttgtgaataaaagtaaaagttgaaGCATGTTGCAGCAACCTTGGTAGAAATGAACAGCATCCATAAGAGAGGAACACCTAATGTTGCCATGTTGAGGATGAGAAAATGTGTAGCAGTCGGACAGAAGGTTTGCAGAAACAAAGGTTGTTCCTGCAAACACTAAAATCATTAAAGGACCACCAATCCAACCTAATTGTGCCACCGACCATGCCAGAGACAGCACCCCTGCTCCTATCACACCAGTTATTATGTGTGCTACTGCCTTCTGCAGATTACCTTCATCCACATAAATTACAGTTTTATCTTTCTCTTCAATCATTCAATTGCTAAACAGACAAAGCAAATCTCTTccaaatcaattataaaaaatatctcacTTTAATGAATGAttctcaataataaaataataactattcgtctctttatcttttttctatCATGCAATCATGCTGAATTGGAATAAGATCCTTATAACACAACAGAACTTATGTTTAAGCAGTGTTATTGAACAGTTATATCTAGTtaaaaattgacttttttttaagtgaCAGAAAAAGCTCCCAACCACCATTCTCACACCAATCAGTCAAATAAACACATGCTATACAGTTTGTTTTGTATCTAACCACACTTGCTAATACCATCTGACAGAAGAAAACTGTTGTTCTACATACAGAAAAACAATAGTTGGAACTGTTAAGGATTTTTAGAAGATTAATGGGGcgaagagaggaaaaagaaaaggttttgacAACGTTGAAATGAGATATAAAGTTGAAATGATGAGGAATATATGAGACTGTGTAGCAGAAAGTGGAGATGCATGCACAAACCAGTTCTCCTTATAGGATGATGTTGAATCAAAGGTGACGAATCATCTGGTATTTCTTCTTCACCCATTGCGATCTCAAACGAATTCTTTCAACTCTTCAAGGTTAATCTTTGGGTAGCTTCTCACAAGAACGctgaaaatgaaatatgaatgaTCAACACAGAAAAACCAGTATGGAAGATCACCTAACTCGTCTATCTGCAATTCTTAGTTTCTTCTACAACAGTTTAGTTTTTTGTCACCAAAGATAATACGAATTTAACGTTGATCTCAGGTAGAAAGtgggaatatattttttatttgtaccaAAAATCATAGTCTGTGTCCCATTTTCCCACTTaatacttttcaaataaaataattaaatttagttctAGAAGATTgctaatatatattaagaaatttattcataatttaaatgattCGTCATAGTTTACATCAAATTGATAGTTGAACTGACttcaaatataaagtataatcCTCCATGATTAAAATCTCAATTTGcaaatccaaaaaaatatgaattaatttaaatcttaaaatactCACGAATTTTATTAGTTGAAAACAcgatttattattaaattcatttttctgttcaagCACGTAAGCTAAAAAAAAGTCTCGGACTTTTTTTCTGTTcaagtttatttaataattataaatttagcacataattatatttatatattcaaaagattttttttttatttgttgttaaatttaaaataactatatgaTCCTCCCtcttagttataaaaataatatttttctaccTAAACAAAAAAACTATTACATGGACCAAAAAGTCAGAGACGTGTCCCTTTCAGTAAAAGATTGTTTACgtgattttgtatataaaaaaaatgtgagtaTTAGGTTTGTTTAGagtttaaaaaacttatatataattcGCATTAAAATGTTGCTTATTGATGTAAAACCCAGAAATCCTattgaataaaagaaacatgtcacaagaaaaaaaagtaaaaaatttgttatagaCAACGTAATTATGGTTTTCGAAAGtttataataacttttgttGGACTAAATGTGTATAAATATTAGTTATGCTTTTACTTTTAGTATCGcagtaattatttttagtacgataattaattttcttactttGCATTACATATTTTGTATTGTATGCTAAGGTCACTTCAAGGGTCTGTgacataattttctttcttttttaggTTTTACTGTGTGACCTCAGTATAACTTTTACTTTAAAATCTCactttaatttgttaaaaatttattagaagaaaaaatgcatttaaaaagatacttttttatttttatagtctagAGTACTATTTAAGATCaaagattataaattttacaCCATAATTTGGATAACACTACCTTGTAAAACTTATATCCATAAATATGAATCTTCCTCACATAAAAAtcacctaataaaatataatttagagtGGCTAACCtaatagaatataatttaaagtaatttgTGAACATATTAACTGAGTAAAagctttttatattattatccaATCACaaatagttatataaatttGCTTTTTCTTATATTAGTAATCTTAATAAGTCCTAGGTACCATGACTTTTATTTGTTCTAcgtttgaatttgttttatgaACGAACTTGTGCCACactaaaatagaaatattctGTAATAAGAATCATcaccatatttttcttttaaggaacaataatgataaaaccaacaattaaatgaagaaaaagccATCATCAGGATTGGAAGACCATGGATTCTGCTGCTTCCAAGTTGTTacaattaacataattattctctataataatatttagcctacattacaaaaataatagatGGCATAATTAACAAACCAGTTGCATTGCCATGGCTTCAAATGCAGAAACCAATGACAGAAGATTCTAACAGCAGAAAATTGAACAATGAAGTCAATGGCAAACTTAGCATGGAAAAATTAATAGTGTCAGCACTTGTCAACTTCAAAGGGTAATTCTTGATGCAATATAATAGTGAGAAACAATTAGTATGTTTTGACAACTTGAGGCAGAGATTTGAGAAGGGACAAAGATGGCCTTCGAACGGTGTGATTAAGCAGTAACATGAATGTCAGAAGTGTTAAGGCTCCAGCTTGATGAGCAGTGCCCAGTGAAACAGGTACATATGAAAGAAGAGTTGAAATTCCTAAAGTGACCTGTAACCATGCAAACACCACCATAATGtctttcttcttatttcttCTGTCTATTTATTATCATCTTCGTGTTCAATATAAAACtgcaaattgaaattattaccTGAAGAGCTGCCATGCCAACAGTGCCTCCAATCACAGATCGTATAGCAGGATGTAGGTCCAGCTTTCTTGTTGACCACCATAAAATTCCCACTGAAACCAGAGTTGCAGTTGCAAGTATACGGTGATCAAGCTGTCAAGGAAAAAACACTTATCAGACTTTCATGTTGTTAAACTTTTGCTGCCAATGAGAATAAATTTACTACTACCAACTCCAAACATAGATCATTTCCAAACACTTCATTCAGTTAAAATTTCTCAAATCTTGAAAAGGGAAGATAAATCCAACCGAAAGAAGAATCAAGAAAACAAAGGTGttactatttttttacttttgagaGATGTCAATATGTATTACTTACCTGTACAGTTGATGTATTCTCAAAGAAATTTCGAATCAGAGGCTTCATTACAAAAATGTCTTCCGGTATCCACGTATCACCCATTTTTGGAAAAGTATTGAATGCATGCCCCTGGAAAACCAGATGTAAGCCCCtggaaattcaaataaaaacgGAAAGGCCAGAAAGTATTGAATAAGAGAACATACAGCATCATTTCCAGCAACAAATGCACCAGAGACAGCAGTAAGACCAACAAGCACGCTGATAGGCAATGCCAATCTCCTCACTTTAGCTGCCCCACGAACCCATGTCAGGGATTCAGTGGGCGGTTCAGGCAAAACAACAGAAAGGGCAGTCCAAAAGAGGCCACAGTAAATAGCAAATGCTGATGTAAGATGAGCTGCTAGACGATAAGGGCTTACCCTTGGCTGAGAATATTCAGATGGTGGTTCCTAAGGAAAGAAAACGTTATTAGAGTCTGACAGAGTGGGTCAATTTTAACTTCAAACAAAgagaaatttatattatttatgttccAACCTCTAAACCACTTTTGACCATCCACCAACCAATAAGACCCTGGCCAGCACCCAGGCCAAAAAGAGCAGAGAGTCTAAGTCCTAATCTCAGGGTAATATACCctttatgaagaaaatatgaatatGGCAAAGCAAACATAACTCCTAATGCCCTTCCCCACATACGATGTGCATATTCCATCCAATAGATGAATTTGAATTCTTCAATCTTCATGCCTCTATTGACACTGCAACAAAGGAAAAACTAATTATCGTCATGACATTCATCAAAAGCTCtctcagagagagagagagtcaAATCACTTCCACTTAGTTAATACCTTGTTTTTCTTGTAATAAATACAAAACCAATACTTAAAATTGTAGATTCAGATAAAAGCTTGAAAGGTAAAACGAGCCTGCCCATTGGCACAGTTCCAAAAGGCTATTTTAAAAACTGATTAATGCAGTCACTCATCTATTTTCCATCACTGTCATACTCTGAATCACACAATCATGCTGGTTATTTTTTCTTGCAGTGATTAAGTTTGAACTATTATTTAACCaccttaattttataatgaagtTTGAGCACAGTTGTATGAAACATTATTccttgaattttaattatttaatttttatatttgattttataagtCACAAAAGGACTTATTTACATGAATTGATGACTTTGTGTATCTTTTCACCCAGAAAAAACAAGTCCCTTGATGCATTTAATAAGTTGATGAAAAAACTAAAGGGGTGGCATATGCTCAGTCAGGTGTAGCAAATGTTTGCAGTTTACCGTTTGTACTCAGGTGACTCCTTATACTTGTCAAACTCTTGCAACCATTCCTCATCTGTCAAAGGGGGGAGAGTGCCGGTGAATTTCCAATCAGTCATTGAAAGACCAGATCGGGTGAGTCTGGTTAAACCCCCAAGCATCACCATGCTGAACACCCATGCTGCAGAGCCAAAGAGCCATATTCCAATCATTTTCTGTGCATGAGGACCCCCACTCACAAGTAGCTTCAATCCCTCTTCCTTGTGTTGAGCCCCAGCAGCCACCATCTTAGAAAAATTCCTTGTGTATGATACACGAACATGATGACCCTAAAAGCATCATCACAACACAACTTTCTCAGAACAAGCATCCGCAGATAATATCACAAGGGACTGATTAAAAAAGAAGAACAGTAACAATCTTCCCATAATGGCGCAGATATTTAACATTTAGGAATGAGAGTGAATATATGAAGTAAAGGAAGAGATCACCGCAGGTCATAcaagtttataaaaattgaaaattgaagagAACCCATATGAGAAAAGAAGGAGAAAGTGCGGAAACCTTGGGAATAAGTTGCGATCGGAAAGCATAAATGTAATGGGTGGCGACGGGAGGAGTTAGAAACTTCAAAGCTGGTGTTTGggttgaagaagagaaagacgTCGTCGTTCCTCTTAACTTGGGAATTCCGATTGCTTCTTTGCCGCGCCTCAACACTGACCACACCGTTCCCCTCCCAAACATCTCTCTTGCAACTAGCAACTTGCAAATTTCAATCAGGGTTTAACCAAGGTTTTGTTTTGCCAAACCCAAAGGAACACTGCTAACGCCCACACTGACGTGTCGTTTTGTAGACCTAAACTCCAAATTTTAACCTTCCATGCCCTCAAAATAACATGAATTACATTAATCATAGCTTTTTGAActactctttcttcttcttcttatcattttgtattattcatatttgtataaatatatttctctaaagaaaagcataaataaaaaaaataaaaagaatttgtgGCCTGTGGGCGGTAATTGTGGGTTATAGccttattttaacttttttgttttaaatattggaGTATTCTTTTCACCTCACAATGGTTAAAATGTGGTTGATTACATTTCTagtgaaaaagaaatcaaaCCTTAACTCTATTCAGATTAAACATGAGACTTTTAGTGGTGTATTCTAGGCCTAAAACATGTCTTTATCTTGCATTTGATGTCTTAATCTTCGTATTAGATTTTGTGTTTTCACAGTTTTAAGAATGGCACAAAAAGctctttcatcttttctgttattttttctGCTGTTTGTCAAGTTATATTAGAAAACAACTGCAAGGTTTGATGTAGTTAGTAATGAGTTTAGGCTAGAGATGAAATGCTTCGATTAAGGCCTAATTATAGTAGCCATTATGATTCTTCAATTAAGAAATCAAGCATAACTGAATAAAACCAAGAGCAATCAATTAACACTGTATATGGAGATCAATGCAAAGACTGCAATTACATTTTGCTGAAGTATAACACAGGAAATAGGTAGAGAAATTTGTGATATTCATTTATTGCTTCTGATTAAATTTTACTGTTATTAGTCCACTGGTCCACGTACATTCATCAACTTGTCATGAACTATGGAAGCATTAAAAGTAGACAAAAGTCCCTGATTCAAAAATCAATGGAAATACTCCATTGGTATAACTCTTTCTCGGGTACTCTCAATTCAACAGTCACCAATCCAGTTTCTTCCTCATACCGGAATTCTACCTCTTCTGAATCGACACTTATTGACTTTGGCTGAGCTGATGAATAAGCACCAAATTGGCCACAACCACGAACTTTCATGGTTACATTTGTACTTTCATTAGATCTCCAATTGAAGAATTCTTTGACGGCCCCTCCTGAATTGAACATCTTTATTAAACCAATAGGAGCAAATTTGATGTCATTGCTCAATTCCTTGACGGGAACTATTGTgaaaatttcatattctttGGATTTCAAGGTCACTGGGAGGGTTGCATCCTTCGGAAGGTAAACCACCTCTCCTGTAAATTGACATCATGAAAAGAACATTACTCAAAAAGGAAAGTTTGGTTAACATATATAATCTTTGTAAATGTCTTGTCAAACCAAAAACATACCACCCAGATGGGAATATATAACAGCATCTCCTGTCCATTTATCATCTGCTATCCTAGATAAATAGTCAACATCTTTAGCTCTAATGAAACCTGTGACAGTGTCTGGATTGTCATCGTGGATAAGGTTCTTCTTGTCAACTTTGCACCACCCAGCTCCTTGGCAATTGAACACCGCAACAACTCCAGATAAATCATTAATGTTCCAAATCTTGAGAAGACTGTAAAAGAGCATCCAAGAGGGTAAGTAAAATACAATTATGGGTTCATGCTTTATTCCACTTTAGAGTGTATGCAGAGAGTGTATGCATAAGTTCAACACACATAAATATCTCCACACTGATAAGATATTATCCATTCTGGATCAAGTATATAATATAGGTAACCAAATCACTTTGAATTCATTACCTCTTTCTATCTCTGGCTGGATCAGTAAATAAACAATCCTTTGTTGGTCTTCCTGGAAGTTTAGCTCTTAGAATAGAACCATCAGGTAGTACAAGTTTCTTCAAAAGATCAAAGTCATGGTGTCCTGGCTTGTCACTGCAGAATATAACAATATCCCAAAGTTAGATatcaattatgaaattaaataagtattgaaaaaaaagttacaatcTCCATAACCTGACATAAATTGGACATCCTCCTACAGCTCGTGCTGCTGCATGGTATTCAGCCATTGGATGCAGGCTCTAACATGTCACAAAAAATGTTAATCAGTTCCAGCTTAAGCATGAGAATACCTTTTTTTCACTGACAGAAAAATGAAGGATCCTATAGTTGAAAACTTACATGAAACATATCCCAGTCTGGCTGCATAAATTCACCAAGGAAAATAGTATTGTAAGCCACCGATGCAATGTGAATCGTGTGGGAAGCAGGGTCTCTTGGCCAAAAATCATCTGATGCCCTGATAACAGCTGAACGCTTTGCGCTACACAAGTAAATTCATTGAGAGAATCATCAATAAATTTAGTATAGCATAAATTAAAGAATTCACTGACGTTTCATAAGCAATTCATACCTGTATAGTCCATCAGTGTTGTGACTCATGCAACAGATGATTCCATTATCAGGGAAGTTCTTGGAAATTGATGCCTCTAATGCTTGGTGGTATTTTCTTGCAAGTTTCACTCTCCCACCATGTCCTGCTCCAAGAGTTTCAAGGATATTCTGAACATCAACCTTGACACCATCAACACCGGCAGATGCCAAATATGAGTGAAGTTCATcataaaagtgaaaaactttCTCGGGATTCACAAGACCAAGCCCATTGATGGCAATGGTTGCCAAAACTTCATCTGGTTGATTTGACTCAACTCCAGGAGATGAGACAGGGAAGGCCATCTTTGAGTCGTAGTGCTCCAT contains these protein-coding regions:
- the LOC106764796 gene encoding cytochrome c oxidase assembly protein COX15, translating into MFGRGTVWSVLRRGKEAIGIPKLRGTTTSFSSSTQTPALKFLTPPVATHYIYAFRSQLIPKGHHVRVSYTRNFSKMVAAGAQHKEEGLKLLVSGGPHAQKMIGIWLFGSAAWVFSMVMLGGLTRLTRSGLSMTDWKFTGTLPPLTDEEWLQEFDKYKESPEYKRVNRGMKIEEFKFIYWMEYAHRMWGRALGVMFALPYSYFLHKGYITLRLGLRLSALFGLGAGQGLIGWWMVKSGLEEPPSEYSQPRVSPYRLAAHLTSAFAIYCGLFWTALSVVLPEPPTESLTWVRGAAKVRRLALPISVLVGLTAVSGAFVAGNDAGHAFNTFPKMGDTWIPEDIFVMKPLIRNFFENTSTVQLDHRILATATLVSVGILWWSTRKLDLHPAIRSVIGGTVGMAALQVTLGISTLLSYVPVSLGTAHQAGALTLLTFMLLLNHTVRRPSLSLLKSLPQVVKTY
- the LOC106764795 gene encoding probable galactinol--sucrose galactosyltransferase 1, which gives rise to MTVGAGISVADGNLMVLGKKVLSHVHENVVVNPACGGALLSGAFIGVESHQKGSRTVFPIGKLEGLRFMCVFRFKMWWMTQRMGTCGQEVPFETQFLLVEAQSGSDIDAGEDQSAATYAVFLPLLEGDFRAVLQGNDQNEIEICVESGCPAVEDFDGTHLVYIGAGSDPYEVITTSVKAVEKHLQTFAHRERKKMPDMLNWFGWCTWDAFYTNVTSENVKQGLQSFEKGGIPAKFVIIDDGWQSVDMDPNGTEWKSDHAANFANRLTNIKENHKFQKDGKEGERVEDPALGLRHITNEIKQEHYIKYVYVWHAITGYWGGVKPGVTGMEHYDSKMAFPVSSPGVESNQPDEVLATIAINGLGLVNPEKVFHFYDELHSYLASAGVDGVKVDVQNILETLGAGHGGRVKLARKYHQALEASISKNFPDNGIICCMSHNTDGLYSAKRSAVIRASDDFWPRDPASHTIHIASVAYNTIFLGEFMQPDWDMFHSLHPMAEYHAAARAVGGCPIYVSDKPGHHDFDLLKKLVLPDGSILRAKLPGRPTKDCLFTDPARDRKSLLKIWNINDLSGVVAVFNCQGAGWCKVDKKNLIHDDNPDTVTGFIRAKDVDYLSRIADDKWTGDAVIYSHLGGEVVYLPKDATLPVTLKSKEYEIFTIVPVKELSNDIKFAPIGLIKMFNSGGAVKEFFNWRSNESTNVTMKVRGCGQFGAYSSAQPKSISVDSEEVEFRYEEETGLVTVELRVPEKELYQWSISIDF